In Aricia agestis chromosome 14, ilAriAges1.1, whole genome shotgun sequence, one genomic interval encodes:
- the LOC121733870 gene encoding uncharacterized protein LOC121733870 isoform X3 yields the protein MYGVFALSDLSCTRVDREVTKSPATTGGRKKAAVRNNGQITSSEPAPQPAGSPPEREAVEISKKGVAESVSASGDVVEISETNKCAKETECPSGEVKGEVSAADVAGAVASEEDDCVIVCARDADERSDSGVSGVRGGSGGSASSVDEWRGMAHYNGPPPPLMHLPPPPPPAMYGELLWKQRYQPPLHAPLHHAIADDYLAAATYDRERQERLLREREQREILDKQQKEKERERIEREREREREKQEREDKERREQENAASKLVSRHFEESLRLAQKVINMRDRSMSWSLLNSLAPNRGSAGADHDRLRAAERAYYSPPAHPPHPPHPTDRLPHPDYPHHAPHPQHPPRAAPPKDKPHPLPKGEPNFAPYNYPPYRYDKLKDQHLPAPPPLVPEKNSVIVKHDAKQIHLEQKHPYPSKPRSEPSPHYLPSRPYRTGLSPHAPPHPALQSAPHAALPPQDKGRRAYQPPPPQRSPAQYYQAAPAKPKVSSPAPPHIYGKPGGNSPGPAHFAVAAEPALQLTKADPPPVPYPPPAAYSPAPRARPPPAAHSRTPEPRPQLRVHVDAAGSASPCQTQPLDLGVSREDPARSPRRRHPFEPADTDAKRRRLASPAPEPLIAAAASVGRTPLGSEPAPQAPGPPCDVRVPSADGSVETPEKAAGASPAPRVTPAASPAPATPVPSTSPPATLAPMPPPAATPPAPPATPPVTTGADADTPAKIASPTPRDGAAPVRHLGKKAWLQRHETAPIGEGDCSGGGGTCITLPMTIARPPEPEDSVPNVVVPVATDSIPRGARKTAKPRKPKEPNGRGEPGDPDSSSSEREATSPPKRKPPKAKRKKGAVRRANDDPKRRRAAESGSESDKESDDKDSESGGSGSGSGSTSSRRGVGGRARGRRAGRGGGRGGRRREEPPPRRAPSAPRAKPAPDSFLQNGPCFEVAPRLAKCRECRWSPAQRDKDMLNIFCRFYAFRRLKYAKNRQLAIAGFSDPYKDAEEDDKKLWLSASPGAAELDIEMSCFLLREIGDQFCQLIQQEKEAESHHLNEDKTIAWKRVVQGVREMCDVCETTLFNFHWTCGKCGFVVCLDCYKQRTSGEAGNTTSETNNTNNVTTNGERDSFGWLLCTSGAAHPARRLLLTQIAAGGALAAAAARAHAARAAFALPPCACGHQPPVDAEKKAAARRLLSDALNKNVKKEEVKEENTNGSPVKSENGKTGISWLTDVPMKDTKDEKSDSSSSDSDEGNYSTLRELLIRPAPEGEATPKKKQKKNNDLLDEVISSIIDKKDDNDKPFAISDAVKRYDRAAGAELPTRIMTLTESKLLYPDVPHAWLCDGKLLHLTDPAHPGNYKPFQDQWKLGQPVLVSDLSTLLDRGLWSPESFSRDFGDTRVDLVNCASGLVVPNQPARKFWDGFELAGERLRDERGAPMVLKLKDWPPGDDFAELLPARFDDLMRALPLAEYTSRAGRLNLAARLPDCFVRPDLGPKMYTAYGGAGGTTNLHLDVSDAVNVMVHASAPADAPERAREAQRAADEAGVDVLSRRRARQRPPAALWHIYAARDADKIRDFLVRAELERGARPRPQHDPVHDQTWYLDAALRRRLYDEYDVEGYAILQCPGDAVFVPAGAPHQVRNLLDCIKVAEDFVSPENVSRCFELAQQFRRLSRAHANKEDKLQIKNIVYHAVKDSLCCLEEALAASQ from the exons GTGTCGCTGAAAGTGTGAGTGCGAGTGGTGATGTGGTGGAGATAAGTGAGACGAACAAGTGCGCGAAGGAGACGGAGTGCCCCAGTGGTGAAGTGAAGGGTGAAGTGAGTGCCGCGGATGTGGCCGGCGCCGTGGCCTCCGAGGAGGACGACTGTGTGATAGTGTGCGCGCGGGATGCGGACGAGCGCAGCGACTCGGGCGTGAGCGGCGTGCGGGGGGGCTCGGGGGGGTCCGCCAGCTCGGTGGACGAGTGGCGAGGCATGGCGCACTACAAcggcccgccgccgccgctgatgcacctgccgccgccgccgccgccggcgatGTACGGCGAGCTGCTGTGGAAGCAGCGCTACCAGCCGCCGCTGCACGCGCCGCTGCACCATGCGATCGCCGACGACTATCTCGCCGCGGCGACCTACGATAGAGAGAGACAAGAAAGACTGTTAAG AGAGAGGGAGCAAAGAGAAATTTTAGATAAACAACAAAAAGAGAAAGAAAGAGAACGAATAGAGCGGGAAAGAGAAAGAGAGAGGGAGAAGCAGGAGAGGGAGGATAAGGAGAGGCGGGAGCAGGAGAATGCGGCTTCGAAACTTGTATCAAGGCACTTCGAAGAATCCCTCAGGCTTGCTCAAAAGGTGATTAAtatg CGGGACCGGTCGATGTCGTGGTCGCTGCTGAACAGCCTCGCGCCCAACCGCGGCAGCGCCGGCGCCGACCACGACCGCCTGCGCGCCGCCGAGCGGGCCTACTACTCCCCGCCCGCGCACCCGCCGCACCCGCCCCACCCCACTGACCGCCTGCCCCACCCCGACTACCCCCACCACGCCCCCCATCCCCAGCacccgccccgcgccgccccgcCTAAGGACAAGCCCCACCCCCTCCCCAAGGGCGAGCCCAACTTCGCGCCCTACAACTATCCCCCCTACCGGTACGACAAGCTGAAGGACCAGCACCTCCCCGCCCCGCCGCCCCTCGTCCCCGAGAAGAATTCTGTGATAGTCAAACACGACGCCAAACAAATCCACCTGGAGCAGAAGCATCCGTACCCGAGCAAGCCCCGGAGCGAGCCATCCCCCCACTACCTCCCCTCCCGGCCGTACCGGACCGGCCTCTCGCCGCACGCGCCGCCGCACCCCGCGCTGCAGTCCGCGCCGCACGCCGCGCTGCCACCGCAGGACAAGGGCCGCCGCGCCTAccagccgccgccgccgcagcgCTCGCCCGCGCAGTACTACCAGGCCGCGCCCGCCAAGCCCAAGGTGTCCAGCCCCGCGCCGCCGCACATATACGGAAAGCCCGGCGGCAACTCGCCCGGCCCCGCCCACTTCGCCGTCGCCGCCGAGCCCGCGCTGCAGCTCACCAAGGCCGACCCCCCGCCCGTCCCCTACCCCCCGCCGGCCGCCTActcgcccgcgccgcgcgcccGGCCTCCGCCCGCCGCGCACTCGCGCACGCCCGAGCCGCGCCCGCAGCTGCGCGTGCACGTCGACGCCGCCGGCTCCGCCTCGCCCTGCCAGACGCAACCGCTCGACCTCGGCGTCAGCCGGGAGGACCCCGCCCGCTCGCCTCGCCGGCGGCACCCCTTCGAGCCCGCCGACACCGACGCCAAGCGGCGGCGGCTCGCGAGCCCCGCGCCCGAGCCCCTCATCGCGGCCGCGGCGAGCGTCGGCCGGACGCCGCTGGGCTCCGAGCCCGCGCCGCAGGCTCCCGGCCCGCCCTGCGACGTGCGCGTACCCTCCGCCGACGGCAGCGTCGAGACCCCCGAGAAGGCCGCGGGGGCCTCGCCGGCGCCGCGTGTGACGCCCGCGGCGAGCCCCGCGCCCGCCACCCCCGTCCCCTCGACGTCGCCACCCGCGACGCTCGCGCCGATGCCGCCCCCTGCGGCGACGCCCCCCGCGCCACCCGCCACGCCCCCCGTAACGACAGGGGCGGACGCCGACACGCCGGCGAAGATTGCCTCGCCGACGCCGCGCGACGGAGCGGCGCCGGTCCGCCACCTCGGTAAGAAAGCCTGGCTGCAGAGGCACGAGACGGCGCCCATCGGCGAGGGCGACTGCTCCGGCGGCGGCGGCACCTGCATCACGCTGCCGATGACCATCGCGCGGCCCCCGGAGCCCGAGGACTCCGTCCCCAACGTCGTCGTCCCCGTGGCCACCGACTCGATTCCGCGAGGCGCGCGCAAGACCGCCAAGCCCCGGAAGCCGAAGGAACCGAACGGGCGCGGTGAGCCTGGCGACCCCGACAGCTCGAGCTCAGAGCGCGAGGCGACGTCGCCGCCCAAGAGGAAGCCCCCGAAGGCGAAGCGGAAAAAGGGGGCCGTGCGGCGCGCCAACGACGATCCCAAACGGCGGCGCGCCGCCGAGAGCGGCAGCGAAAGCGACAAGGAGAGCGACGACAAAGACTCTGAGTCTGGCGGCAGCGGCAGCGGGAGCGGCAGCACGTCGAGCCGGCGCGGCGTCGGGGGGCGGGCGCGGGGACGgcgcgcggggcggggcggagggcgaggcgggcggcggcgggaggagccgcccccgcgccgcgcgcccTCCGCGCCCCGCGCCAAGCCCGCGCCCGACTCGTTTCTGCAGAACGGGCCGTGCTTCGAGGTGGCGCCGCGCCTGGCCAAGTGCCGCGAGTGCCGCTGGTCGCCCGCGCAGCGTGACAAGGACATGCTCAACATATTCTGCCGCTTCTACGCTTTCCGAAGACTGAAATACGCCAAAAATAGGCAATTAGCTATAGCCGGATTTTCGGATCCCTACAAGGACGCCGAAgag GATGATAAGAAGTTATGGTTATCGGCGTCGCCGGGCGCCGCGGAGTTAGACATAGAGATGAGTTGCTTCCTACTGCGAGAGATCGGAGACCAGTTCTGTCAATTAATACAACAGGAGAAGGAAGCGGAGTCACATCATCTAAATGAAG ACAAGACGATAGCGTGGAAGCGCGTGGTGCAGGGCGTGCGCGAGATGTGCGACGTGTGCGAGACCACGCTGTTCAACTTCCACTGGACGTGCGGCAAGTGCGGCTTCGTCGTCTGTCTCGACTGCTACAAG CAAAGAACGTCCGGTGAAGCTGGCAACACAACAAGTGAGACCAACAACACAAACAACGTCACAACCAACGGAGAGAGAGATTCTTTCGG CTGGTTACTATGCACGTCGGGGGCGGCGCACCCCGCGCGGCGGTTACTGCTGACGCAGATAGCGGCGGGCGGGgcgctggcggcggcggcggcgcgggcgcacgcggCGCGCGCGGCCTTCGCCCTCCCGCCCTGCGCCTGCGGACACCAGCCACCTGTCGACGCGGAGAAGAAGGCCGCTGCGAGGAGGTTACTCAGCGATGCGCTAAATaag AACGTTAAGAAAGAGGAAGTTAAAGAGGAGAATACGAACGGCTCGCCCGTCAagtcggagaacggcaagaccGGCATCAGCTGGCTGACGGACGTGCCGATGAAGGACACCAAAGACGAAAAGTCCGACTCCAGCTCGTCCGACTCCGACGAGGGGAACTACTCCACGCTCCGAGAGCTGCTCATCCGTCCCGCGCCCGAGGGGGAAGCGACGCCCAAGAAGAAGCAGAAGAAGAACAACGACCTTCTAGACGAAGTCATCTCCAGCATAATCGATAAGAAGGACGATAACGATAAACCGTTCGCGATATCGGACGCGGTGAAGCGATACGATCGCGCGGCGGGCGCGGAGCTTCCCACTCGTATTATGACGCTGACAGAGTCCAAGCTATTGTACCCCGACGTGCCGCACGCCTGGCTGTGCGACGGCAAGCTGCTGCATCTCACTGATCCGGCGCATCCCGGCAACTACAAGCCGTTCCAG GACCAGTGGAAGCTGGGCCAGCCGGTGCTGGTGTCGGACCTGTCGACGCTGCTGGACCGCGGGCTTTGGTCTCCCGAGTCCTTCTCCCGCGACTTCGGCGACACGCGCGTCGACCTCGTCAACTGCGCGTCCGGCCTCGTGGTGCCCAACCAGCCCGCCCGCAAGTTCTGGGACGGTTTCGAGCTGGCCGGGGAGCGGCTGCGCGACGAGCGCGGCGCCCCTATGGTGCTCAAGCTCAAGGACTGGCCGCCCGGCGACGACTTCGCCGAGCTCCTGCCCGCGCGTTTCGACGACCTCATGCGCGCCCTGCCCCTCGCCGAGTACACCTCGCGCGCCGGCCGCCTCAACCTCGCCGCGCGCCTGCCCGACTGCTTCGTGCGCCCTGACCTCGGCCCCAAGATGTACACCGCGTACGGCGGCGCCGGCGGCACCACCAACCTGCACCTCGACGTGAGCGACGCCGTCAACGTGATGGTGCACGCCAGCGCGCCCGCCGACGCGCCCGAGCGGGCGCGCGAGGCGCAGCGCGCGGCCGACGAGGCCGGCGTGGACGTGCTGTCGCGGAGGCGCGCGCGCCAGCGGCCGCCCGCCGCGCTGTGGCACATCTACGCCGCCAGGGACGCAGACAAGATCCGCGACTTCCTAGTGCGCGCGGAGCTGGAGCGCGGCGCGCGCCCGCGGCCGCAGCACGACCCCGTGCACGACCAGACCTGGTACCTGGACGCCGCGCTGCGCCGCCGCCTGTACGACGAGTACGACGTGGAGGGGTACGCCATTCTGCAGTGCCCGGGCGACGCCGTGTTCGTTCCCGCCGGCGCGCCGCACCAGGTCCGCAATCTGCTCGACTGCATCAAGGTGGCCGAGGACTTCGTGTCGCCGGAGAACGTGTCGCGCTGCTTCGAGCTGGCGCAGCAGTTCCGCCGCCTGTCGCGTGCGCACGCCAACAAGGAGGACAAGCTGCAGATAAAGAACATCGTCTACCACGCGGTCAAGGACTCGCTGTGCTGCCTCGAGGAGGCGCTGGCGGCGTCACAGTGA
- the LOC121733870 gene encoding lysine-specific demethylase 3A isoform X5 yields MAHYNGPPPPLMHLPPPPPPAMYGELLWKQRYQPPLHAPLHHAIADDYLAAATYDRERQERLLREREQREILDKQQKEKERERIEREREREREKQEREDKERREQENAASKLVSRHFEESLRLAQKVINMRDRSMSWSLLNSLAPNRGSAGADHDRLRAAERAYYSPPAHPPHPPHPTDRLPHPDYPHHAPHPQHPPRAAPPKDKPHPLPKGEPNFAPYNYPPYRYDKLKDQHLPAPPPLVPEKNSVIVKHDAKQIHLEQKHPYPSKPRSEPSPHYLPSRPYRTGLSPHAPPHPALQSAPHAALPPQDKGRRAYQPPPPQRSPAQYYQAAPAKPKVSSPAPPHIYGKPGGNSPGPAHFAVAAEPALQLTKADPPPVPYPPPAAYSPAPRARPPPAAHSRTPEPRPQLRVHVDAAGSASPCQTQPLDLGVSREDPARSPRRRHPFEPADTDAKRRRLASPAPEPLIAAAASVGRTPLGSEPAPQAPGPPCDVRVPSADGSVETPEKAAGASPAPRVTPAASPAPATPVPSTSPPATLAPMPPPAATPPAPPATPPVTTGADADTPAKIASPTPRDGAAPVRHLGKKAWLQRHETAPIGEGDCSGGGGTCITLPMTIARPPEPEDSVPNVVVPVATDSIPRGARKTAKPRKPKEPNGRGEPGDPDSSSSEREATSPPKRKPPKAKRKKGAVRRANDDPKRRRAAESGSESDKESDDKDSESGGSGSGSGSTSSRRGVGGRARGRRAGRGGGRGGRRREEPPPRRAPSAPRAKPAPDSFLQNGPCFEVAPRLAKCRECRWSPAQRDKDMLNIFCRFYAFRRLKYAKNRQLAIAGFSDPYKDAEEDDKKLWLSASPGAAELDIEMSCFLLREIGDQFCQLIQQEKEAESHHLNEDKTIAWKRVVQGVREMCDVCETTLFNFHWTCGKCGFVVCLDCYKQRTSGEAGNTTSETNNTNNVTTNGERDSFGWLLCTSGAAHPARRLLLTQIAAGGALAAAAARAHAARAAFALPPCACGHQPPVDAEKKAAARRLLSDALNKNVKKEEVKEENTNGSPVKSENGKTGISWLTDVPMKDTKDEKSDSSSSDSDEGNYSTLRELLIRPAPEGEATPKKKQKKNNDLLDEVISSIIDKKDDNDKPFAISDAVKRYDRAAGAELPTRIMTLTESKLLYPDVPHAWLCDGKLLHLTDPAHPGNYKPFQDQWKLGQPVLVSDLSTLLDRGLWSPESFSRDFGDTRVDLVNCASGLVVPNQPARKFWDGFELAGERLRDERGAPMVLKLKDWPPGDDFAELLPARFDDLMRALPLAEYTSRAGRLNLAARLPDCFVRPDLGPKMYTAYGGAGGTTNLHLDVSDAVNVMVHASAPADAPERAREAQRAADEAGVDVLSRRRARQRPPAALWHIYAARDADKIRDFLVRAELERGARPRPQHDPVHDQTWYLDAALRRRLYDEYDVEGYAILQCPGDAVFVPAGAPHQVRNLLDCIKVAEDFVSPENVSRCFELAQQFRRLSRAHANKEDKLQIKNIVYHAVKDSLCCLEEALAASQ; encoded by the exons ATGGCGCACTACAAcggcccgccgccgccgctgatgcacctgccgccgccgccgccgccggcgatGTACGGCGAGCTGCTGTGGAAGCAGCGCTACCAGCCGCCGCTGCACGCGCCGCTGCACCATGCGATCGCCGACGACTATCTCGCCGCGGCGACCTACGATAGAGAGAGACAAGAAAGACTGTTAAG AGAGAGGGAGCAAAGAGAAATTTTAGATAAACAACAAAAAGAGAAAGAAAGAGAACGAATAGAGCGGGAAAGAGAAAGAGAGAGGGAGAAGCAGGAGAGGGAGGATAAGGAGAGGCGGGAGCAGGAGAATGCGGCTTCGAAACTTGTATCAAGGCACTTCGAAGAATCCCTCAGGCTTGCTCAAAAGGTGATTAAtatg CGGGACCGGTCGATGTCGTGGTCGCTGCTGAACAGCCTCGCGCCCAACCGCGGCAGCGCCGGCGCCGACCACGACCGCCTGCGCGCCGCCGAGCGGGCCTACTACTCCCCGCCCGCGCACCCGCCGCACCCGCCCCACCCCACTGACCGCCTGCCCCACCCCGACTACCCCCACCACGCCCCCCATCCCCAGCacccgccccgcgccgccccgcCTAAGGACAAGCCCCACCCCCTCCCCAAGGGCGAGCCCAACTTCGCGCCCTACAACTATCCCCCCTACCGGTACGACAAGCTGAAGGACCAGCACCTCCCCGCCCCGCCGCCCCTCGTCCCCGAGAAGAATTCTGTGATAGTCAAACACGACGCCAAACAAATCCACCTGGAGCAGAAGCATCCGTACCCGAGCAAGCCCCGGAGCGAGCCATCCCCCCACTACCTCCCCTCCCGGCCGTACCGGACCGGCCTCTCGCCGCACGCGCCGCCGCACCCCGCGCTGCAGTCCGCGCCGCACGCCGCGCTGCCACCGCAGGACAAGGGCCGCCGCGCCTAccagccgccgccgccgcagcgCTCGCCCGCGCAGTACTACCAGGCCGCGCCCGCCAAGCCCAAGGTGTCCAGCCCCGCGCCGCCGCACATATACGGAAAGCCCGGCGGCAACTCGCCCGGCCCCGCCCACTTCGCCGTCGCCGCCGAGCCCGCGCTGCAGCTCACCAAGGCCGACCCCCCGCCCGTCCCCTACCCCCCGCCGGCCGCCTActcgcccgcgccgcgcgcccGGCCTCCGCCCGCCGCGCACTCGCGCACGCCCGAGCCGCGCCCGCAGCTGCGCGTGCACGTCGACGCCGCCGGCTCCGCCTCGCCCTGCCAGACGCAACCGCTCGACCTCGGCGTCAGCCGGGAGGACCCCGCCCGCTCGCCTCGCCGGCGGCACCCCTTCGAGCCCGCCGACACCGACGCCAAGCGGCGGCGGCTCGCGAGCCCCGCGCCCGAGCCCCTCATCGCGGCCGCGGCGAGCGTCGGCCGGACGCCGCTGGGCTCCGAGCCCGCGCCGCAGGCTCCCGGCCCGCCCTGCGACGTGCGCGTACCCTCCGCCGACGGCAGCGTCGAGACCCCCGAGAAGGCCGCGGGGGCCTCGCCGGCGCCGCGTGTGACGCCCGCGGCGAGCCCCGCGCCCGCCACCCCCGTCCCCTCGACGTCGCCACCCGCGACGCTCGCGCCGATGCCGCCCCCTGCGGCGACGCCCCCCGCGCCACCCGCCACGCCCCCCGTAACGACAGGGGCGGACGCCGACACGCCGGCGAAGATTGCCTCGCCGACGCCGCGCGACGGAGCGGCGCCGGTCCGCCACCTCGGTAAGAAAGCCTGGCTGCAGAGGCACGAGACGGCGCCCATCGGCGAGGGCGACTGCTCCGGCGGCGGCGGCACCTGCATCACGCTGCCGATGACCATCGCGCGGCCCCCGGAGCCCGAGGACTCCGTCCCCAACGTCGTCGTCCCCGTGGCCACCGACTCGATTCCGCGAGGCGCGCGCAAGACCGCCAAGCCCCGGAAGCCGAAGGAACCGAACGGGCGCGGTGAGCCTGGCGACCCCGACAGCTCGAGCTCAGAGCGCGAGGCGACGTCGCCGCCCAAGAGGAAGCCCCCGAAGGCGAAGCGGAAAAAGGGGGCCGTGCGGCGCGCCAACGACGATCCCAAACGGCGGCGCGCCGCCGAGAGCGGCAGCGAAAGCGACAAGGAGAGCGACGACAAAGACTCTGAGTCTGGCGGCAGCGGCAGCGGGAGCGGCAGCACGTCGAGCCGGCGCGGCGTCGGGGGGCGGGCGCGGGGACGgcgcgcggggcggggcggagggcgaggcgggcggcggcgggaggagccgcccccgcgccgcgcgcccTCCGCGCCCCGCGCCAAGCCCGCGCCCGACTCGTTTCTGCAGAACGGGCCGTGCTTCGAGGTGGCGCCGCGCCTGGCCAAGTGCCGCGAGTGCCGCTGGTCGCCCGCGCAGCGTGACAAGGACATGCTCAACATATTCTGCCGCTTCTACGCTTTCCGAAGACTGAAATACGCCAAAAATAGGCAATTAGCTATAGCCGGATTTTCGGATCCCTACAAGGACGCCGAAgag GATGATAAGAAGTTATGGTTATCGGCGTCGCCGGGCGCCGCGGAGTTAGACATAGAGATGAGTTGCTTCCTACTGCGAGAGATCGGAGACCAGTTCTGTCAATTAATACAACAGGAGAAGGAAGCGGAGTCACATCATCTAAATGAAG ACAAGACGATAGCGTGGAAGCGCGTGGTGCAGGGCGTGCGCGAGATGTGCGACGTGTGCGAGACCACGCTGTTCAACTTCCACTGGACGTGCGGCAAGTGCGGCTTCGTCGTCTGTCTCGACTGCTACAAG CAAAGAACGTCCGGTGAAGCTGGCAACACAACAAGTGAGACCAACAACACAAACAACGTCACAACCAACGGAGAGAGAGATTCTTTCGG CTGGTTACTATGCACGTCGGGGGCGGCGCACCCCGCGCGGCGGTTACTGCTGACGCAGATAGCGGCGGGCGGGgcgctggcggcggcggcggcgcgggcgcacgcggCGCGCGCGGCCTTCGCCCTCCCGCCCTGCGCCTGCGGACACCAGCCACCTGTCGACGCGGAGAAGAAGGCCGCTGCGAGGAGGTTACTCAGCGATGCGCTAAATaag AACGTTAAGAAAGAGGAAGTTAAAGAGGAGAATACGAACGGCTCGCCCGTCAagtcggagaacggcaagaccGGCATCAGCTGGCTGACGGACGTGCCGATGAAGGACACCAAAGACGAAAAGTCCGACTCCAGCTCGTCCGACTCCGACGAGGGGAACTACTCCACGCTCCGAGAGCTGCTCATCCGTCCCGCGCCCGAGGGGGAAGCGACGCCCAAGAAGAAGCAGAAGAAGAACAACGACCTTCTAGACGAAGTCATCTCCAGCATAATCGATAAGAAGGACGATAACGATAAACCGTTCGCGATATCGGACGCGGTGAAGCGATACGATCGCGCGGCGGGCGCGGAGCTTCCCACTCGTATTATGACGCTGACAGAGTCCAAGCTATTGTACCCCGACGTGCCGCACGCCTGGCTGTGCGACGGCAAGCTGCTGCATCTCACTGATCCGGCGCATCCCGGCAACTACAAGCCGTTCCAG GACCAGTGGAAGCTGGGCCAGCCGGTGCTGGTGTCGGACCTGTCGACGCTGCTGGACCGCGGGCTTTGGTCTCCCGAGTCCTTCTCCCGCGACTTCGGCGACACGCGCGTCGACCTCGTCAACTGCGCGTCCGGCCTCGTGGTGCCCAACCAGCCCGCCCGCAAGTTCTGGGACGGTTTCGAGCTGGCCGGGGAGCGGCTGCGCGACGAGCGCGGCGCCCCTATGGTGCTCAAGCTCAAGGACTGGCCGCCCGGCGACGACTTCGCCGAGCTCCTGCCCGCGCGTTTCGACGACCTCATGCGCGCCCTGCCCCTCGCCGAGTACACCTCGCGCGCCGGCCGCCTCAACCTCGCCGCGCGCCTGCCCGACTGCTTCGTGCGCCCTGACCTCGGCCCCAAGATGTACACCGCGTACGGCGGCGCCGGCGGCACCACCAACCTGCACCTCGACGTGAGCGACGCCGTCAACGTGATGGTGCACGCCAGCGCGCCCGCCGACGCGCCCGAGCGGGCGCGCGAGGCGCAGCGCGCGGCCGACGAGGCCGGCGTGGACGTGCTGTCGCGGAGGCGCGCGCGCCAGCGGCCGCCCGCCGCGCTGTGGCACATCTACGCCGCCAGGGACGCAGACAAGATCCGCGACTTCCTAGTGCGCGCGGAGCTGGAGCGCGGCGCGCGCCCGCGGCCGCAGCACGACCCCGTGCACGACCAGACCTGGTACCTGGACGCCGCGCTGCGCCGCCGCCTGTACGACGAGTACGACGTGGAGGGGTACGCCATTCTGCAGTGCCCGGGCGACGCCGTGTTCGTTCCCGCCGGCGCGCCGCACCAGGTCCGCAATCTGCTCGACTGCATCAAGGTGGCCGAGGACTTCGTGTCGCCGGAGAACGTGTCGCGCTGCTTCGAGCTGGCGCAGCAGTTCCGCCGCCTGTCGCGTGCGCACGCCAACAAGGAGGACAAGCTGCAGATAAAGAACATCGTCTACCACGCGGTCAAGGACTCGCTGTGCTGCCTCGAGGAGGCGCTGGCGGCGTCACAGTGA